Proteins from one Desulfurellaceae bacterium genomic window:
- a CDS encoding hydantoinase B/oxoprolinase family protein, with amino-acid sequence MDTIDPISLEILWNRLISIVNEQATALQNASFTTVVREAGDLSAGVFDTRGNMIAQAVTGTPGHINTMALAVRHFLSHYPWQQLEDGDSLISNDPWLTSGHLNDFTVVTPIFRRGQPVALFANTCHAVDVGGRMLGADARQVFEEGIYVPIMKLFRAGQPNDDLFRLVKQNVRAPDLVEGDLMAQVGSNEVGGAKLLEFMDEADLSGLDALSDAILNTSETAMREAIGELPDGTYSHEIRMDGFDEPIVVKIAVCIDGADLSVDFSGTSAQCERGINVPFAYCVAYTTYPLKCAISPAVPNNEGSFRPIHISAPPGCILNCEFPAPVGGRHIIGHFLSTAVFGALSQAVPDRVLADGAANIWITQFTGKDAAGKSFTYVFFSSGGMGARPDKDGISATAFPSGIQGVPAEIIENVSPLLMEQRALVPDSGGPGRYRGGLGQEMVLSVRTSEPVIHSAMYDRTKFPALGYGGGKNGELGDFHLSDGSRPHPKAQYRLLPDQKVTLRLPGGGGFYSPLERDPELVRQDVRDGYVSVEAARAEYGVVLDAEDEIDWPHTRRLRAERS; translated from the coding sequence ATGGACACCATCGATCCGATCTCTTTAGAGATTCTGTGGAACCGCCTGATCTCGATTGTCAACGAGCAGGCCACGGCTCTCCAGAACGCCTCGTTTACCACCGTGGTCCGTGAGGCCGGCGACCTGTCGGCCGGGGTGTTTGACACCCGGGGCAATATGATCGCCCAGGCTGTCACCGGCACGCCGGGCCATATCAACACCATGGCCCTGGCCGTGCGTCACTTTTTAAGCCACTACCCGTGGCAGCAACTCGAAGACGGCGACAGCCTGATCAGCAACGATCCGTGGCTGACCTCCGGCCACCTCAACGACTTCACCGTGGTGACCCCGATTTTTCGCCGCGGCCAGCCGGTCGCCCTGTTTGCCAACACCTGCCATGCGGTCGATGTGGGTGGCCGGATGCTGGGCGCCGACGCCCGCCAGGTGTTTGAAGAGGGCATTTATGTCCCGATCATGAAGCTCTTCCGCGCCGGGCAACCGAATGACGATCTGTTCCGTCTGGTCAAACAGAATGTGCGGGCGCCCGACCTGGTCGAGGGCGATCTGATGGCCCAGGTCGGCAGCAACGAGGTCGGCGGAGCCAAGCTCCTGGAGTTCATGGACGAGGCCGACCTGAGCGGGTTGGACGCCCTGTCGGACGCCATTCTGAATACCTCGGAAACGGCTATGCGGGAGGCGATTGGCGAGCTGCCGGACGGGACGTATTCACACGAGATTCGGATGGACGGCTTTGACGAGCCGATCGTTGTCAAGATTGCGGTGTGTATCGACGGCGCAGACCTGTCGGTCGATTTCAGCGGCACCTCGGCCCAGTGCGAGCGGGGGATCAACGTCCCGTTTGCCTACTGCGTGGCCTATACGACCTATCCCCTCAAATGCGCCATCTCGCCCGCCGTGCCGAACAACGAGGGCAGCTTTCGGCCGATTCATATCAGCGCCCCGCCGGGCTGCATCCTGAACTGTGAGTTTCCGGCCCCGGTCGGCGGGCGGCATATTATCGGCCACTTTCTTTCCACCGCCGTGTTTGGCGCGCTGTCACAGGCGGTGCCTGATCGCGTCCTGGCCGACGGCGCGGCCAATATCTGGATTACCCAGTTCACCGGCAAGGACGCGGCCGGCAAGAGCTTTACCTACGTCTTCTTCTCGTCCGGCGGCATGGGCGCGCGGCCGGATAAAGACGGCATCTCGGCCACCGCCTTTCCCAGCGGCATCCAGGGCGTACCGGCTGAAATCATCGAAAATGTCTCCCCGCTGCTCATGGAACAGCGCGCTCTGGTGCCGGATTCCGGCGGACCGGGCAGATACCGGGGCGGCCTGGGCCAGGAGATGGTCTTGTCGGTCCGCACGTCCGAGCCGGTCATTCACTCGGCCATGTATGACCGCACCAAATTTCCGGCCCTGGGCTATGGGGGCGGCAAGAACGGCGAGCTGGGCGATTTCCACCTATCGGACGGCAGCCGTCCCCATCCCAAGGCTCAGTACCGTCTGCTGCCCGACCAGAAAGTCACCCTGCGCTTGCCGGGCGGGGGCGGTTTCTACTCGCCCCTGGAACGCGACCCCGAACTGGTCCGCCAGGACGTGCGCGACGGCTATGTGTCCGTAGAGGCCGCCCGAGCAGAGTACGGCGTGGTGCTGGACGCCGAGGACGAGATCGACTGGCCACACACCCGGCGTTTGCGGGCCGAGCGATCGTGA
- a CDS encoding VWA domain-containing protein produces MDFALLSASSAAPLLLALPALLVPYLFRRRARRVVVPSLFLYEGLASSARQGMWGRLRLSPLFFLHLLILLLLILIAARPVVRSPGGSVAFVLDTSASMQARSPDAARVFDLAKHALESSLATIPEGERIGLFTSAPSPKKIADSSLAGDWSDPSLGRLLAGVEVTDTPAPSDAVLSVFFAQLLAEDGFQRLVFFTDRPLASSVPPQVSVVRLGEAGPNLGISGFRLHRSPFFPGAVEATLRVVGGWRVSLEDAETGQELQSLLPAAGRDQTFSLSDLPVARTYRARLLIEDGLELDNEAYAVLPGRGSVSGLLVSPLPEGAAGLSRIPALRLEQVSPQDYRPDMAARFPFVIFHLTAPDSLPPSNAAFVLPPEGNAVFPLDRAATGPDITRWTVGHPLVRYVHFPLLKPAFGQAFSPPAWSTTVVHATPGPLILAGERRGYRYAAVGFDLLPYLGRRNLPASILTLNLLDWLAGRVGQASSLKTGVSLSLTGQAPQVSGPDGQPIPVAGRSLSLLQQGVYRVTEHGHQRRLAVNISSAEESRLGRPLRLDVPTPTQSEHTAQRPIWPWLVVGVLLLLGLERWLVSRKEEA; encoded by the coding sequence ATGGACTTTGCCCTGCTGTCCGCATCGTCCGCAGCCCCCCTGTTGCTGGCCCTGCCCGCGTTGTTGGTGCCCTACCTCTTTCGTCGGCGGGCCAGACGGGTCGTTGTTCCCAGCCTGTTTCTGTACGAGGGGTTGGCCTCCTCGGCCAGGCAGGGCATGTGGGGCCGGCTCCGGCTCTCGCCCCTGTTTTTCCTCCACCTGCTGATCCTCCTGCTCTTGATTCTGATCGCGGCACGGCCGGTCGTGCGTAGCCCTGGCGGCTCGGTCGCCTTCGTGCTCGACACCTCTGCCAGCATGCAGGCGCGTAGCCCGGACGCCGCACGCGTGTTCGATCTGGCCAAACACGCGCTGGAGTCCAGCCTGGCAACGATCCCTGAGGGAGAACGCATCGGGCTGTTCACCTCGGCTCCCTCTCCCAAAAAGATTGCGGATAGCAGCCTAGCTGGAGATTGGTCGGACCCGTCCCTAGGCCGACTGCTGGCGGGAGTCGAGGTCACCGATACGCCTGCCCCGAGTGACGCGGTCTTGTCTGTTTTTTTCGCCCAACTGCTGGCCGAGGACGGCTTTCAGCGCCTGGTCTTCTTCACCGACAGACCCCTGGCCTCGTCCGTCCCGCCGCAGGTCTCGGTGGTCCGGCTGGGTGAGGCCGGTCCGAACCTTGGGATCAGCGGCTTTCGCCTGCACCGCAGCCCCTTTTTCCCCGGTGCGGTCGAAGCCACGCTGCGGGTCGTGGGCGGCTGGCGGGTCAGCCTTGAAGATGCCGAGACCGGCCAGGAACTCCAATCGCTCCTCCCGGCTGCCGGTCGGGACCAGACCTTTTCTTTGTCTGACCTGCCGGTGGCCCGCACCTACCGGGCTCGGCTGCTGATCGAAGACGGGCTTGAGCTGGATAATGAGGCCTACGCCGTCCTGCCCGGGCGGGGGTCGGTCTCGGGCCTGCTGGTCAGCCCGCTGCCCGAAGGTGCTGCCGGCCTGTCCCGGATTCCGGCTCTCAGGCTTGAGCAGGTCAGTCCCCAGGACTACCGCCCGGACATGGCCGCCCGTTTTCCGTTCGTCATCTTTCACCTGACCGCGCCCGACAGCTTGCCGCCGAGCAATGCCGCCTTCGTGCTGCCGCCCGAGGGCAACGCGGTCTTTCCCCTGGATCGGGCGGCCACTGGACCTGACATCACCCGCTGGACGGTCGGCCACCCGCTGGTGCGGTATGTGCATTTCCCGCTTCTGAAGCCGGCCTTCGGTCAAGCCTTCTCGCCGCCGGCCTGGAGCACGACGGTCGTACACGCCACGCCCGGACCGCTGATATTGGCCGGTGAGCGCCGCGGCTATCGCTACGCCGCTGTCGGCTTTGACCTGTTGCCGTATCTGGGCCGGCGGAATCTGCCGGCTTCGATCCTGACCCTGAACCTGCTGGACTGGCTGGCCGGTCGGGTCGGCCAGGCGTCAAGTCTGAAAACCGGGGTGAGCCTCAGCCTGACTGGCCAGGCACCCCAGGTCTCCGGTCCGGACGGCCAGCCCATTCCCGTCGCCGGCCGGAGTCTGAGCCTGCTCCAGCAGGGGGTTTATCGGGTCACCGAGCACGGACACCAGCGCCGCCTGGCCGTCAATATCAGCAGTGCCGAGGAGTCCCGTCTGGGGCGACCCCTGCGGCTGGACGTTCCCACCCCCACGCAGTCGGAGCACACGGCTCAGCGTCCGATCTGGCCGTGGCTCGTTGTCGGCGTGTTGCTGCTGCTGGGCCTGGAACGCTGGCTTGTCAGCAGGAAGGAAGAAGCATGA
- a CDS encoding alpha/beta hydrolase — MPLDPQAKAFLDQLAAAGAPGLNELPVAEARQAIKGLFATETPESVSRVEDRTVSTPNGPVPIRIYVPEGQGPFPVLVFFHGGGWVIGDLETHDPTCRALSNAANCITVSVDYRLAPEHKFPAAADDCYEATKWTILNIAAYGGDPTRVAVGGDSAGGNLAAAVALMSGDRGAPSLAFQLLIYPVTNHAFDTESCKQNGKDYLLTVESMEWFWNHYLASEADGNSPYASPLQAKYVNSPPPALVITAEFDPLRDEGEAYADKLKQAGGQVTTSRYDGMIHGFFSMFAFDACRKAIDEAGGALKAAFAN, encoded by the coding sequence ATGCCGTTAGACCCACAAGCCAAAGCATTTCTCGATCAACTGGCCGCCGCTGGCGCCCCGGGCCTGAACGAACTGCCCGTTGCCGAAGCGCGACAGGCCATCAAAGGGCTGTTTGCGACCGAAACCCCCGAGTCGGTCTCCAGGGTTGAAGATCGGACCGTCTCGACTCCGAACGGACCCGTGCCGATCCGCATCTATGTGCCCGAGGGGCAGGGCCCCTTCCCGGTCCTGGTCTTCTTTCACGGCGGCGGCTGGGTCATCGGCGACCTGGAGACGCACGATCCGACCTGCCGGGCGCTGAGCAACGCGGCCAACTGCATCACCGTATCGGTCGATTATCGCCTGGCGCCGGAACATAAATTTCCGGCCGCCGCGGACGACTGTTATGAGGCCACCAAGTGGACGATCCTCAACATCGCCGCCTATGGCGGTGACCCCACCCGGGTCGCCGTTGGGGGGGACAGCGCCGGCGGCAATCTGGCCGCAGCGGTGGCCCTGATGTCCGGCGACCGCGGGGCGCCGTCCCTGGCCTTCCAACTCCTGATCTATCCGGTCACCAACCATGCCTTTGATACCGAGTCGTGCAAACAGAACGGCAAGGACTATCTGCTGACGGTCGAGTCCATGGAGTGGTTCTGGAACCACTATCTGGCCAGCGAAGCGGACGGCAACAGCCCGTACGCGTCTCCGCTCCAGGCCAAATACGTCAACAGCCCGCCGCCGGCGCTGGTGATTACGGCCGAATTCGATCCGCTGCGGGACGAGGGCGAGGCGTATGCCGACAAGCTCAAACAGGCCGGCGGGCAGGTGACCACCTCGCGCTATGACGGCATGATTCACGGCTTTTTCAGCATGTTTGCCTTCGATGCCTGCCGCAAGGCAATTGACGAAGCCGGCGGTGCGCTCAAGGCCGCGTTTGCCAACTAG
- a CDS encoding HNH endonuclease, translating into MSNLEDYLRMFDNLNVKAGRKPHQPCLLLTVVDLVESSTITDGIVQLNPALRETFSDYFVIVKGPDDKDRPDNPFRYLDSTPFWTLQGEGYTKAEIDSELFRYMQSSSDRKTMRERLIRKWFPDHQPVLSKKITFHRESNSYERGLRETVAGVPAVHEAPPAAKARDRAFRRLVLETYDYRCAASGWRLIIPESHKSRILVEAAHLIPYAESQDDDPRNGIALTPDFHWALDQDVIAPGPDMKWHVSEVVDGRIADHKPLLDLRGQDVITPNKQSMRPRKDALEYRLERLLRRAENTR; encoded by the coding sequence ATGTCCAATTTAGAAGACTACCTACGGATGTTCGATAATCTCAATGTTAAAGCTGGCAGAAAGCCGCACCAGCCCTGCCTACTTTTGACGGTGGTTGACCTTGTGGAGTCCAGCACCATCACGGATGGCATCGTTCAACTCAACCCCGCATTGAGAGAGACCTTTAGTGATTATTTTGTAATCGTAAAAGGGCCAGATGATAAAGACAGACCAGACAACCCCTTCCGCTATCTCGATAGTACGCCCTTCTGGACGCTCCAAGGCGAGGGTTATACGAAAGCTGAGATTGACTCCGAGCTTTTCAGATATATGCAAAGTTCTTCGGATCGCAAAACAATGAGAGAACGACTTATCCGCAAATGGTTCCCCGATCATCAACCGGTACTCAGCAAGAAAATCACCTTCCATCGCGAATCGAATAGCTACGAACGTGGGCTCCGAGAGACGGTTGCCGGCGTGCCTGCCGTCCACGAGGCGCCGCCCGCAGCTAAGGCGCGGGATCGGGCTTTTCGTCGCCTCGTTCTGGAAACCTACGACTATCGGTGTGCGGCTTCGGGCTGGCGCTTGATCATTCCAGAGAGTCATAAGAGTCGCATTCTCGTGGAAGCCGCCCACTTGATTCCGTACGCAGAGTCGCAGGACGACGACCCACGCAATGGTATCGCTCTGACACCGGATTTCCACTGGGCGCTGGACCAAGACGTTATCGCACCTGGACCAGATATGAAGTGGCACGTATCAGAGGTAGTTGATGGACGGATTGCGGACCATAAGCCTTTGCTTGATCTGAGAGGCCAGGATGTTATCACCCCGAATAAACAGAGTATGCGGCCTCGAAAAGATGCACTGGAGTACCGTCTGGAGCGTCTTCTTCGTAGGGCAGAGAACACTCGTTGA
- a CDS encoding DUF1028 domain-containing protein, with translation MQRFDRHGLAAHRLVLTTFSITARCPRTGMLGVGVCTAIPAVGAICPFVKPRLGAIASQSFANPYLGIDGLALLEQGHTAHSALDQLIAADPGRARRQLSVVDGTGNAAAFTGQDCIPWHGDHVGPGYVVAANMMVDATTVEAMVEAFEASRDEALPERLLRALEAGDATGGDYRGRQSAALLVYDTEAYPSHSLRVDEHRQPVPELRRIFEVCQQQLYPWLGTLPTRTNPLGTADPSPVSKLRKTPGQR, from the coding sequence ATGCAACGCTTCGACAGGCACGGTCTTGCCGCACACCGCCTCGTGCTGACGACCTTCTCCATTACCGCCCGCTGTCCACGGACCGGCATGCTGGGCGTCGGGGTGTGCACGGCCATTCCTGCGGTAGGCGCCATCTGTCCTTTTGTCAAACCCAGGCTGGGCGCGATTGCTTCGCAGTCCTTCGCCAACCCGTATCTGGGAATTGACGGTCTGGCCCTGCTCGAACAGGGCCACACGGCCCACAGCGCGCTTGACCAGCTGATCGCCGCCGACCCGGGTCGGGCGCGACGGCAGCTGAGCGTGGTGGACGGGACCGGCAATGCCGCAGCCTTTACCGGCCAGGACTGCATTCCCTGGCACGGCGACCATGTCGGCCCGGGCTATGTGGTGGCGGCCAATATGATGGTCGATGCGACCACCGTCGAGGCCATGGTCGAGGCGTTTGAAGCCAGCCGTGACGAGGCCCTGCCGGAACGCCTGCTGAGAGCCCTGGAAGCCGGCGATGCCACCGGCGGGGACTACCGCGGTCGCCAGTCGGCCGCCCTGCTGGTGTATGACACCGAGGCATATCCGTCGCACAGCCTGCGGGTGGACGAGCACCGCCAGCCGGTCCCCGAGCTGCGCCGCATCTTTGAGGTGTGTCAGCAACAGCTCTACCCGTGGTTGGGGACGCTGCCGACCCGAACCAACCCGCTCGGCACGGCCGACCCGAGCCCGGTCTCGAAACTACGCAAAACGCCGGGACAGCGCTGA
- a CDS encoding US12 family protein, with protein MSTARAYARPAAYAEATVRSEFIRRTYTHLAFAVLGFLAVENVLLSWSGAPALVGLMVGGYGWLVVLAAFMGVSWLADRWAQSDASPQLQYLGLGLFVVAEAVLFLPLLYMAVNFSSPEVLSKAGLMTLVLFGGLTFVAFTTRKDFSFLRGILAIGGFIALGVILVSILFGFSLGLFFSTIMVAYAAGSILYTTSNIIHHYRPDQHVAASLALFAGVALLFWYVLRIFMALGDD; from the coding sequence ATGAGTACTGCCCGCGCTTACGCCCGCCCGGCCGCCTACGCCGAGGCCACGGTCCGCTCGGAATTCATTCGCCGTACCTATACCCATCTGGCGTTTGCCGTTCTGGGCTTTCTGGCCGTCGAGAACGTCCTGCTGTCGTGGTCCGGAGCGCCGGCCCTGGTCGGTCTGATGGTCGGCGGCTACGGCTGGCTGGTCGTCCTGGCCGCCTTCATGGGCGTGTCGTGGCTGGCCGACCGCTGGGCCCAGTCGGACGCCTCGCCACAGCTGCAATATCTGGGCCTGGGGCTGTTTGTGGTCGCCGAAGCGGTGCTGTTCCTGCCCCTGCTGTATATGGCGGTCAATTTCAGCTCGCCCGAGGTGCTGTCCAAGGCCGGCCTGATGACGCTGGTGCTGTTTGGCGGGCTGACCTTTGTCGCCTTTACCACCCGCAAGGATTTTTCCTTCCTGCGCGGGATTCTGGCCATCGGGGGGTTCATCGCCCTGGGCGTCATTCTGGTCAGCATCCTGTTCGGCTTCAGCCTGGGCCTGTTTTTCTCGACCATCATGGTCGCCTACGCCGCCGGCTCGATCCTGTACACCACCTCAAACATCATCCACCACTACCGGCCGGATCAACACGTGGCCGCCTCACTGGCCCTGTTTGCCGGGGTGGCGCTGTTGTTCTGGTATGTCCTGCGGATCTTCATGGCCCTGGGCGACGACTGA
- a CDS encoding DUF58 domain-containing protein, translating into MLPAVFTPQFLARLETLQLRSRRKFVGSRPGRHASPRRGAGLEFADYRPYTPGDDLRSIDWKLYCRTDRHYIKLFQEEEDLYTSLFLDLSASMAHPAGDAKYAAARDLTLALAYIVLAGDDAVKLHALSSAETEPATPFFRGRRRFVQLHDFLADLQPQGRLHPPTALARHLHALHRPGKAVWVSDFLFPMDVFHTSLTLLRAANFDLAVVQVLGRTEIDPPLRPTGARFVDSEDGGSALIRFDAQAKRAYVERLARHNRELRSSCHQAGVRYAQCVAGAEASGAVQDFVLRELPALGVLS; encoded by the coding sequence ATGTTGCCCGCAGTTTTTACGCCCCAATTTCTGGCTCGACTGGAAACCCTCCAGCTTCGGTCGCGGCGCAAATTTGTCGGCAGTCGTCCGGGCCGGCATGCGTCGCCCCGGCGCGGGGCTGGCCTCGAATTTGCCGACTACCGTCCCTATACCCCGGGTGACGATCTGCGCTCCATTGACTGGAAGCTGTACTGCCGCACCGACCGCCACTACATCAAGCTCTTTCAGGAAGAAGAAGACCTGTACACCTCCCTGTTCCTCGACCTGAGCGCCTCAATGGCCCATCCGGCCGGCGATGCCAAGTATGCTGCGGCGCGTGATCTGACGCTGGCCCTAGCCTATATCGTGCTGGCCGGGGATGACGCGGTCAAACTGCACGCCCTGAGCAGCGCTGAGACCGAGCCGGCCACGCCGTTTTTTCGCGGTCGGCGGCGGTTTGTCCAGCTCCACGATTTTTTAGCCGACCTCCAGCCCCAGGGCCGGCTGCACCCCCCGACCGCCCTGGCGCGGCATTTGCACGCCCTGCACCGACCGGGCAAAGCCGTCTGGGTGTCGGATTTCCTCTTTCCCATGGACGTGTTCCACACCTCGCTCACCCTGCTGCGGGCGGCCAACTTCGACCTGGCGGTCGTCCAGGTGTTGGGCCGCACCGAGATTGACCCGCCACTGCGGCCGACCGGCGCGCGCTTTGTGGACAGCGAGGACGGCGGCTCGGCCCTGATCCGTTTTGATGCTCAGGCCAAACGGGCCTATGTCGAGCGCCTGGCGCGTCACAACCGGGAGCTGCGCAGTTCGTGCCATCAGGCCGGGGTGCGCTATGCGCAGTGTGTGGCCGGAGCGGAGGCGTCAGGCGCGGTGCAGGATTTCGTCCTGCGTGAACTGCCGGCCCTGGGCGTGCTGAGCTGA